Proteins encoded together in one Neobacillus sp. FSL H8-0543 window:
- a CDS encoding thiamine pyrophosphate-dependent dehydrogenase E1 component subunit alpha, with amino-acid sequence MTEKRHKAIGLSDEKVLEIYETMLLARRIDERMWLLNRAGKIPFVISCQGQEAAQVGAAFALDREKDYVLPYYRDMGVVLTFGMTPKELMLSGFAKAEDPNSGGRQMPGHFGQKSNRIVTGSSPVTTQVPHAVGIALAGKMEKKDLVTFVTFGEGSSNQGDFHEGANFAGVHKLPVILMCENNKYAISVPIEKQLACKNVSDRAIGYGMPGVTVDGNDPLEVYRVVKEAADRGRRGDGPTLVETVSYRLTPHSSDDDDRSYRAPDEVAKAKTKDPIITFGAYLKETGVMNDVLEKEINDRVMQQVNEATDYAENAPYAAPEDALKYVYAE; translated from the coding sequence ATGACTGAAAAGCGTCATAAAGCGATAGGTTTAAGTGATGAGAAAGTATTGGAAATATATGAAACAATGCTATTGGCCCGCCGTATTGATGAGCGGATGTGGTTATTGAATCGTGCGGGGAAAATCCCCTTTGTTATTTCCTGTCAAGGACAAGAGGCAGCACAAGTAGGTGCAGCGTTTGCTCTTGATCGTGAAAAAGATTATGTGCTTCCATACTACCGTGACATGGGAGTAGTATTAACCTTTGGTATGACGCCAAAAGAACTGATGCTTTCCGGATTTGCTAAAGCGGAAGATCCAAATTCCGGTGGTCGCCAAATGCCAGGACATTTTGGACAAAAGAGTAATCGCATTGTAACAGGGTCTTCACCGGTTACTACACAAGTACCACATGCAGTGGGAATTGCCCTTGCCGGGAAAATGGAAAAGAAAGACCTAGTAACCTTTGTAACCTTTGGAGAAGGCTCTTCGAACCAAGGTGATTTTCATGAAGGTGCAAACTTTGCTGGGGTTCATAAGCTCCCTGTTATACTCATGTGTGAAAATAACAAATATGCTATCTCTGTTCCAATTGAAAAACAATTAGCCTGTAAAAATGTATCTGACCGTGCGATTGGTTATGGTATGCCAGGTGTTACTGTTGACGGAAATGACCCATTAGAAGTTTACAGAGTTGTCAAAGAAGCTGCAGACCGTGGACGTCGTGGTGATGGGCCGACTCTTGTTGAAACGGTTTCTTATCGTCTGACACCACACTCATCTGATGATGATGACCGTTCCTATCGTGCCCCTGATGAAGTAGCAAAGGCAAAAACAAAAGATCCAATCATTACTTTTGGTGCCTATTTAAAAGAAACGGGTGTTATGAATGATGTGTTGGAAAAGGAAATCAATGACCGTGTGATGCAGCAAGTGAATGAAGCGACGGATTATGCAGAAAATGCACCGTATGCAGCGCCGGAAGATGCATTGAAATATGTTTATGCGGAGTAA
- the lpdA gene encoding dihydrolipoyl dehydrogenase, producing the protein MTQEYDLVILGGGTGGYVAAIRASQLGLKTAIVEKGKLGGTCLHKGCIPSKALLRSAEVYATTKHSEEFGVITSEVSFNFGKVQDRKNKIVDQLHKGVLHLMKQGKIDIYEGLGRILGPSIFSPMPGTISVEMNNGEENEMLLPKNVVVATGSRPRTLPGLELDGEFVITSDEALELETLPSSIIIVGGGVIGIEWASMLSDFGVDVTVIEYADRMIPTEDKDISKEMQRLMKKKGIKLVTGAKVLPETLIKGEGVIISAETKSGLKEYKAEKLLVSVGRQANVEGIGLENTEIQVEKGFISTNEFFQTKESHIYAIGDVIGGLQLAHVASHEGIIAVEHIAGGVPSPLDYNLVSKCIYSNPEVSSVGITEEQAIEKGHKVKVGKFSFRAIGKALVFGESDGFVKIVADEETNDILGVHMIGPHVTDMISEAGLAMVLNATPWEIAHTIHPHPTLSEAIGEAALAVDGKAIHS; encoded by the coding sequence GTGACACAAGAATACGATTTGGTCATACTTGGTGGCGGTACAGGCGGCTATGTAGCAGCTATTCGTGCCTCACAATTAGGCCTAAAAACAGCTATTGTTGAAAAAGGGAAACTCGGGGGAACATGCCTTCATAAAGGATGTATCCCAAGTAAAGCCTTACTCCGAAGCGCAGAAGTTTATGCAACAACGAAGCATAGTGAAGAATTCGGGGTTATTACTAGTGAAGTTTCTTTTAACTTTGGTAAAGTCCAAGATAGAAAAAATAAAATTGTTGATCAACTCCATAAAGGTGTTCTGCATTTAATGAAACAAGGGAAAATTGATATTTATGAGGGACTTGGCCGAATCCTAGGTCCATCCATTTTTTCACCGATGCCTGGGACTATCTCAGTTGAAATGAACAACGGGGAAGAGAATGAAATGCTTCTTCCGAAAAATGTAGTGGTTGCAACGGGTTCAAGACCAAGAACACTGCCTGGACTAGAATTGGATGGAGAATTCGTTATCACATCTGATGAAGCCTTAGAACTTGAGACGTTACCCTCATCCATCATAATTGTTGGCGGAGGTGTTATCGGAATAGAGTGGGCTTCGATGCTTTCTGATTTTGGTGTAGACGTTACTGTAATTGAATATGCGGATCGTATGATCCCTACAGAGGATAAAGATATATCTAAAGAAATGCAGCGCCTCATGAAGAAAAAAGGTATTAAGCTGGTTACAGGGGCAAAGGTATTACCTGAAACTTTGATTAAAGGTGAGGGTGTTATAATATCGGCCGAGACAAAATCAGGACTGAAAGAATATAAGGCTGAAAAACTCCTTGTTTCCGTAGGTCGTCAAGCAAACGTTGAAGGAATTGGATTAGAAAATACTGAAATCCAGGTTGAAAAGGGATTCATTTCAACAAATGAATTTTTTCAAACGAAGGAATCACATATATATGCCATTGGTGACGTAATAGGGGGGTTGCAATTGGCCCATGTTGCTTCACATGAAGGAATTATTGCAGTGGAACATATTGCAGGGGGAGTCCCTTCTCCACTAGATTATAACCTCGTTTCTAAATGTATTTATAGTAATCCTGAGGTATCGAGCGTTGGGATAACGGAAGAACAGGCAATTGAAAAAGGCCATAAAGTAAAAGTTGGCAAGTTTTCCTTCCGGGCGATTGGAAAGGCACTTGTTTTTGGAGAATCGGATGGTTTTGTTAAGATAGTTGCTGATGAAGAAACCAATGATATTCTAGGGGTGCATATGATTGGTCCGCATGTTACAGACATGATTTCAGAAGCGGGACTTGCGATGGTATTGAACGCAACACCTTGGGAAATAGCTCATACCATTCATCCTCATCCGACGTTATCAGAAGCTATCGGGGAAGCTGCACTTGCAGTTGATGGCAAAGCAATCCATTCTTAA
- the buk gene encoding butyrate kinase: MPDKQYRMLIINPGSTSTKIGVFDNEISILERTIRHDVDKINSYANIIDQYEFRKSTILETLDHEGINISKLNAVCGRGGLLRPIEGGTYNVNDVMLSDLRTGYAGQHASNLGGIIANEIASALNIPAFIVDPVVVDELDPIARISGFSLIERKSIFHALNQKAVARRVAKELGKEYRELNLIVTHMGGGITVGVHRRGKVVDVNNGLHGDGPFSPERAGTVPAGDLIALCYSGQYYREEVMKKLVGQGGLVAYLGTSDAVEVEKRIADGDENAKLVYDAMAYQVAKEIAAASAVLNGKVDAIVLTGGLAFGNGFVKSIIDRIHWIADCIVHPGENELQALAEGALRILRGEEEVKEYPGTFKTAKI; the protein is encoded by the coding sequence TTGCCTGATAAACAATATCGAATGCTCATCATCAACCCAGGTTCTACTTCTACTAAGATCGGGGTCTTCGATAATGAAATTTCTATACTAGAAAGAACGATACGCCATGATGTTGACAAGATCAATTCATATGCCAATATCATTGACCAATATGAATTCAGAAAAAGTACCATTTTAGAAACACTCGATCATGAAGGAATTAATATCTCAAAATTAAATGCCGTTTGTGGACGAGGAGGATTGCTGCGCCCAATTGAAGGTGGCACATATAATGTAAATGACGTGATGCTTTCAGATTTAAGAACTGGATATGCTGGGCAGCACGCTTCGAATCTTGGAGGCATTATCGCAAATGAGATTGCCTCTGCACTTAACATACCAGCTTTTATTGTCGACCCTGTTGTTGTAGATGAATTGGATCCTATCGCTAGAATATCAGGATTTTCCTTAATTGAAAGAAAAAGTATCTTTCATGCATTAAATCAAAAAGCGGTAGCAAGAAGAGTGGCGAAGGAGCTTGGGAAAGAGTACCGAGAGTTGAACCTGATTGTTACTCATATGGGTGGTGGAATTACGGTTGGAGTTCATAGGCGGGGAAAAGTTGTCGATGTGAACAATGGCCTACATGGAGATGGGCCTTTTAGCCCTGAACGAGCAGGTACCGTACCTGCTGGGGATTTAATCGCTCTTTGTTATTCAGGTCAGTATTACCGTGAAGAAGTGATGAAGAAGCTTGTTGGTCAGGGGGGACTTGTAGCCTACCTAGGAACAAGTGATGCGGTCGAAGTAGAAAAAAGAATTGCTGATGGCGATGAAAACGCGAAGCTTGTGTATGATGCCATGGCCTATCAAGTGGCAAAAGAAATTGCCGCTGCCAGCGCAGTGTTGAACGGAAAAGTGGATGCCATCGTGTTAACTGGTGGTCTCGCATTTGGTAACGGTTTTGTAAAATCCATCATTGATAGAATTCACTGGATTGCTGACTGTATTGTACATCCTGGTGAAAATGAGCTTCAAGCACTGGCTGAGGGTGCCCTCCGCATTTTGCGTGGAGAAGAAGAAGTAAAAGAATATCCGGGTACCTTTAAAACTGCAAAAATTTAA
- the bcd gene encoding branched-chain amino acid dehydrogenase: MEIFKYLEKYDYEQVVFCQDKQSGLKAIIAIHDTTLGPALGGTRMWTYDSEGDAIEDALRLAKGMTYKNAAAGLNLGGGKTVIIGDPRKDKSEELFRAFGRYIQGLNGRYITAEDVGTTVADMDMIHEETDYVTGISPAFGSSGNPSPVTAYGVYRGMKAAAKAAFGSDSLEGKVVAIQGIGNVAWTLCEYLHEEGAQLIVTDINKEVVQRAIEKFGARAVNPDEIYGVECDIYAPCALGATVNDETIPQLKARVIAGSANNQLKDPRHGDIIHEMGIVYAPDYVINAGGVINVADELYGYNHERAMKKVDQIYASIEKVIAISKRDGIPTYVAADRMAEERIEKMRNSRSQFLQNGHHILSRR, from the coding sequence ATGGAAATTTTCAAGTACTTAGAAAAATATGATTATGAGCAGGTAGTATTTTGCCAAGATAAGCAATCAGGATTAAAAGCGATTATCGCTATACACGATACAACTCTAGGACCTGCATTAGGCGGTACAAGGATGTGGACGTATGATTCCGAGGGAGATGCCATTGAAGATGCATTAAGACTGGCAAAAGGAATGACATATAAGAATGCTGCTGCAGGGCTAAACCTAGGTGGTGGGAAAACCGTTATCATTGGAGACCCTCGTAAAGATAAATCAGAAGAATTATTCCGTGCATTTGGTCGGTATATTCAAGGATTAAACGGAAGATATATTACCGCTGAAGATGTAGGAACAACGGTTGCAGATATGGATATGATCCATGAAGAAACAGACTATGTTACAGGTATTTCACCAGCTTTCGGTTCATCAGGTAATCCTTCACCAGTCACTGCATATGGAGTTTACCGTGGGATGAAAGCAGCAGCTAAAGCAGCATTTGGTTCGGATTCACTAGAAGGAAAAGTCGTTGCTATCCAAGGTATAGGAAATGTAGCCTGGACTCTGTGCGAGTACTTGCACGAGGAAGGTGCACAATTAATTGTTACAGATATTAACAAAGAAGTAGTTCAACGTGCCATAGAGAAATTCGGTGCACGTGCTGTGAATCCAGATGAAATTTATGGTGTGGAATGTGATATTTATGCTCCTTGTGCTCTTGGAGCAACAGTTAATGATGAAACAATACCGCAGTTAAAGGCAAGAGTCATTGCCGGATCCGCTAATAATCAATTAAAAGATCCACGACATGGCGATATCATCCATGAAATGGGTATTGTTTATGCACCAGACTATGTTATCAATGCAGGTGGGGTAATAAACGTTGCAGATGAGCTTTATGGATATAATCATGAACGTGCTATGAAAAAGGTTGACCAAATTTATGCAAGTATTGAAAAAGTAATTGCTATTTCAAAGCGTGATGGGATTCCAACTTACGTAGCTGCAGACCGTATGGCGGAAGAACGGATTGAAAAAATGCGTAATTCCCGCAGTCAATTCCTGCAAAATGGCCATCATATCTTAAGTCGTCGATAA
- the yqiS gene encoding phosphate butyryltransferase, which translates to MLLETLIDKATQQHDHTVAVAAAEDTEVIEAVLDALDRNLANFILYGNKEKINTILDVKQYKNKNNKKLNVVHAESNSLAADLAVKAVFNKEASVLMKGNLATSTILKSVLNKEYGLRTGSVLSHVAVFEVPGFDRLIFVTDAAMNISPDVEQKAQIIKNAAALATSLGIENPRVAPIAAVEVVKTNMQATIDAALLTLMNHRGQIPGCIVDGPLGLDNAVSTLAAEHKGIHSEVAGRADILLVPTIEVGNVLYKSLIYFAKAKVGAVIAGAKAPIVLTSRADTAESKLYSLALAICSISN; encoded by the coding sequence TTGTTGCTGGAAACACTTATTGACAAAGCAACCCAACAGCATGATCATACGGTTGCCGTCGCGGCTGCAGAGGACACAGAAGTAATCGAAGCAGTGCTAGACGCTTTAGACCGTAACCTCGCCAATTTTATTTTATATGGTAATAAAGAAAAAATTAATACCATTCTAGATGTAAAGCAATATAAAAATAAGAACAATAAAAAATTAAATGTTGTGCACGCAGAATCAAACTCATTAGCTGCAGATTTGGCTGTAAAGGCTGTATTTAATAAAGAAGCTAGCGTCTTGATGAAAGGGAATCTAGCCACGAGCACTATACTAAAATCAGTTTTGAATAAGGAATATGGACTTCGTACAGGCAGTGTTTTATCGCATGTGGCGGTCTTTGAAGTCCCAGGCTTTGACCGTTTGATTTTCGTAACAGATGCGGCGATGAATATTTCTCCTGATGTAGAGCAAAAAGCACAAATAATAAAAAATGCTGCTGCCTTGGCCACTTCTTTAGGAATTGAAAATCCTAGAGTAGCTCCAATTGCTGCTGTAGAAGTGGTAAAAACAAATATGCAAGCAACGATTGATGCTGCCTTATTAACACTCATGAATCACAGGGGACAAATCCCGGGGTGTATTGTTGATGGTCCTCTTGGACTTGATAATGCTGTTTCCACTTTAGCTGCCGAACACAAAGGTATACATAGTGAAGTGGCGGGCAGAGCTGATATTTTATTAGTTCCAACTATAGAAGTGGGAAATGTATTGTATAAATCATTAATTTATTTTGCCAAAGCAAAGGTTGGGGCCGTTATTGCAGGCGCAAAGGCCCCGATTGTTTTGACATCTAGAGCTGATACGGCTGAAAGCAAGCTTTACTCACTTGCCCTTGCCATCTGTTCTATCAGTAACTAA